A single region of the Streptomyces sp. NBC_01262 genome encodes:
- a CDS encoding sensor histidine kinase, with protein MRSRLLPLLIVLMAGVLLALGFPLAASLAAAQQQRVVVDRIDDTTRFAALAQYVTGGADDERRSTLQTELSRYHELYGIQAGVFDRNGKPIAVAPRSWTLPARGEAQTAYAEARAGRRSHDPRQVWPWQHGTLAVASPVVRDGDVIAVVLTDSPTSAMRWRTLRGWLLLAAGELAAMVVAVMAAFRLAGWVLRPVRILDRVTHDIATGRMKSRVAAAGGPPELRRLAHSFNEMADNVEEVLDQQRAFVADASHQLRNPLSALLLRIELLGLELPDGHEEIGKVREEGKRLASVLDDLLGLALAEHAEADLALTDIADLAAERVEAWLPVAVREGVELDYAGVAAATGWADPVALSSALDAVVDNALKFTPQGECVRVSTEVRGESVAVIVADGGPGLTDDEISRIGDRFWRSSRHQNIDGSGLGLSIARVLLGQGGGTISYAPGDPHGLRVTLTVPRTAP; from the coding sequence TTGCGCTCACGCCTGCTCCCGCTGCTCATCGTCCTGATGGCCGGTGTCCTGCTCGCCCTGGGCTTCCCGCTCGCCGCGAGCCTGGCCGCCGCCCAGCAGCAGCGCGTCGTCGTCGACCGGATCGACGACACCACCCGCTTCGCGGCGCTCGCCCAGTACGTCACCGGGGGCGCCGACGACGAGCGCCGCAGCACCCTGCAGACGGAGCTGAGCCGCTACCACGAGCTGTACGGCATCCAGGCCGGGGTCTTCGACCGCAACGGCAAGCCGATCGCGGTGGCCCCCAGGAGCTGGACGCTCCCCGCGCGGGGCGAGGCGCAGACCGCGTACGCCGAGGCCCGGGCCGGCCGCCGCAGCCACGACCCACGGCAGGTCTGGCCCTGGCAGCACGGCACGCTCGCTGTCGCCTCGCCGGTGGTCCGGGACGGCGACGTGATCGCGGTCGTCCTCACCGACTCGCCCACCAGCGCCATGCGCTGGCGCACCCTGCGCGGCTGGCTGCTGCTGGCCGCCGGAGAGCTCGCGGCCATGGTCGTGGCCGTCATGGCCGCCTTCCGGCTGGCCGGCTGGGTGCTGCGGCCGGTGCGGATCCTGGACCGGGTCACCCACGACATCGCCACCGGGCGCATGAAGTCCCGTGTCGCGGCGGCCGGCGGGCCGCCCGAACTGCGCAGGCTGGCCCATTCCTTCAACGAGATGGCCGACAACGTCGAGGAGGTCCTGGACCAGCAGCGCGCCTTCGTCGCCGACGCCTCCCACCAGTTGCGCAACCCGCTGTCCGCGCTGCTGCTGCGCATCGAACTGCTCGGCCTCGAACTCCCCGACGGCCATGAGGAGATCGGCAAGGTCCGGGAGGAGGGCAAACGCCTCGCCTCCGTCCTCGACGACCTCCTCGGTCTCGCCCTGGCCGAGCACGCCGAGGCCGACCTCGCCCTCACCGACATCGCCGATCTCGCCGCCGAGCGGGTCGAGGCCTGGCTGCCGGTCGCGGTCCGCGAAGGCGTGGAGCTGGACTACGCGGGCGTGGCCGCCGCCACCGGCTGGGCGGACCCGGTCGCGCTGTCCAGCGCGCTGGACGCCGTCGTCGACAACGCCCTGAAATTCACCCCACAAGGTGAGTGTGTCCGGGTTTCGACCGAAGTGCGTGGCGAAAGCGTCGCCGTGATCGTCGCCGATGGCGGCCCCGGCCTCACCGACGACGAGATCTCCCGCATCGGCGACCGCTTCTGGCGCTCCTCCCGCCACCAGAACATCGACGGCTCCGGCCTCGGCCTGTCCATCGCCCGCGTCCTGCTCGGCCAGGGCGGCGGCACGATCTCCTACGCGCCCGGCGACCCGCACGGCCTGCGTGTGACGCTCACCGTCCCGCGCACGGCGCCGTAG
- a CDS encoding adenosine deaminase, with protein sequence MQQFISQVPKCELHLHIEGTLEPELKFALAARNNVELPYTDVDEMRAGYRFHDLPSFLACYYEGMSVLLTEADFYDLAWAYLTKAQEQNVRYAEIFFDPQAHTSRGVPFGTVIRGLRRALIDARRLLDVRAQLIMCFLRDFTAEYAMATLMESLPYQEWIIGVGLDSDERGNPPEKFAKVFARARAEGYQLTMHCDLDQENSVDHIRQCLDVIGVDRIDHGVNSLESEELQKEIKARGLGLTVCPISNSYVRGSAWQDAVRQMLDRGLRVTISSDDPAYMNGYVTENLLAVQAVTPLTPAEVLQLQRNAFEIAWLPDAAKDGYLAELDRYAGAN encoded by the coding sequence ATGCAGCAGTTCATCTCCCAGGTGCCCAAGTGCGAGCTTCACCTGCACATCGAGGGGACCCTCGAACCGGAGCTGAAGTTCGCCCTGGCGGCCCGGAACAACGTCGAGCTGCCGTATACCGATGTGGACGAGATGCGCGCCGGCTACCGGTTCCACGATCTGCCGTCGTTCCTGGCCTGCTACTACGAGGGCATGTCGGTGCTGCTCACGGAGGCGGACTTCTACGACCTGGCGTGGGCGTACCTGACCAAGGCCCAGGAGCAGAACGTGCGGTACGCGGAGATCTTCTTCGACCCGCAGGCGCACACCTCCCGCGGCGTCCCGTTCGGCACGGTGATCCGTGGCCTGCGCCGGGCGCTGATCGACGCGCGGCGGCTGCTGGATGTGCGCGCACAGCTGATCATGTGCTTCCTGCGCGACTTCACCGCCGAGTACGCGATGGCCACGCTCATGGAGTCCCTGCCGTACCAGGAGTGGATCATCGGCGTGGGGCTGGACTCGGACGAGCGGGGCAACCCGCCGGAGAAGTTCGCCAAGGTCTTCGCCCGCGCACGCGCCGAGGGCTACCAGCTCACCATGCACTGCGACCTGGACCAGGAGAACTCCGTGGACCACATCCGGCAGTGCCTGGACGTGATCGGGGTGGACCGCATCGACCACGGAGTGAACTCGCTGGAGAGCGAGGAACTCCAGAAGGAGATCAAGGCGCGCGGCCTGGGCCTGACCGTCTGCCCGATCTCCAACAGCTACGTGCGCGGCTCCGCGTGGCAGGACGCCGTCCGTCAGATGCTCGACCGCGGTCTGCGGGTCACCATCAGCTCCGACGACCCCGCCTACATGAACGGCTACGTCACCGAGAACCTCCTCGCGGTGCAGGCCGTCACCCCGCTGACCCCGGCGGAAGTGCTTCAGCTCCAGCGCAACGCCTTCGAGATCGCATGGCTCCCCGACGCCGCCAAGGACGGCTACCTCGCCGAGCTGGACCGCTACGCGGGCGCGAACTGA
- a CDS encoding bifunctional serine/threonine-protein kinase/glutamate ABC transporter substrate-binding protein: MSSGGLPHTLIGGRYELQRQLGRGGMGVVWEAYDNRLSRQVAVKELLFRGAMDPDTQAQWVERARREAQAIARIGHEHVVAVHDVIEAEGQVWIVMEQVNPHSLADQLREQGRLPALHAARIGLEVLRGLRAVHAAGVLHRDVKPHNILFRRDGRAVLMDFGIATFEGAAQVTRLHETVGTPQYLAPELALPADRTPREATPAADLWSLGVTLYETVEGRAPFRGPTPYEVLEAVRTTEPPPMQHAGPLRPLIEGLLAKDPAERLTAERAERLLQHVAQETPAPLAGYPTGYDPQATQLTAPPGPPPPPEEAEAPHAQERPLRRWLAITAGVVGLAVLATAGWFAVDRMRTPDGPALSSSATYQAAKKRGYLLIGVKKDQPGLSEASKTARGGYEGFDIDLAWAIAKRLGFSDVHFLVVDTQSREYRLSSGQVDLIVASYSITAERKKSVDFAGPYYQAGQDFLVRSDETGINGTQDLNGRDVCTVTDSTPAERLRTEYPQIKTELRASYGQCVTQLLAGQVDAVSTDDIILAGYRAQHPKQLRLLNVPFGEEFYGVGLDKDEPALKSVVCDAIKEDIASGAWVASYAKHLKPLTNKELNDQRPPEQTECS; this comes from the coding sequence ATGAGTTCTGGGGGCTTGCCGCACACCCTCATCGGAGGGCGCTACGAGTTGCAGCGTCAGCTGGGGCGCGGCGGCATGGGCGTGGTCTGGGAGGCGTACGACAACCGGCTGAGCCGGCAGGTCGCGGTGAAGGAGCTGCTGTTCCGGGGCGCGATGGACCCGGACACGCAGGCGCAGTGGGTGGAGCGGGCGCGGCGGGAGGCGCAGGCGATCGCGCGGATCGGCCATGAGCATGTGGTCGCGGTCCATGACGTGATCGAGGCCGAGGGCCAGGTCTGGATCGTGATGGAGCAGGTCAACCCGCATTCGCTGGCGGACCAGTTGCGCGAGCAGGGGCGGCTGCCGGCCCTGCACGCGGCGCGGATCGGCCTGGAGGTGCTGCGCGGGCTGCGGGCGGTGCACGCGGCGGGGGTGCTGCACCGCGATGTGAAGCCGCACAACATCCTCTTCCGGCGCGACGGCCGTGCGGTGCTCATGGACTTCGGGATCGCGACCTTCGAGGGCGCGGCCCAGGTGACCCGGCTGCACGAGACGGTGGGCACACCGCAGTACCTGGCCCCTGAGCTGGCGCTGCCGGCCGACCGGACGCCGCGTGAGGCGACCCCGGCGGCGGATCTGTGGTCGCTGGGCGTGACGCTGTACGAGACGGTCGAGGGCCGCGCGCCTTTCCGCGGCCCGACTCCGTACGAGGTGCTGGAGGCGGTCCGCACCACCGAGCCGCCGCCGATGCAGCACGCGGGGCCGTTGCGCCCGCTGATCGAGGGCCTGCTGGCCAAGGACCCGGCGGAGCGGCTCACGGCGGAGCGCGCCGAGCGGCTGCTGCAGCACGTCGCCCAGGAGACCCCGGCCCCGCTGGCCGGATACCCGACGGGCTACGACCCGCAGGCAACCCAGCTCACCGCGCCGCCCGGCCCGCCTCCTCCGCCGGAGGAGGCGGAAGCGCCGCATGCGCAGGAGCGCCCCCTGCGGCGCTGGCTGGCGATCACGGCGGGAGTGGTGGGCCTGGCGGTGCTGGCGACGGCGGGCTGGTTCGCCGTGGACCGCATGCGCACGCCGGACGGGCCTGCGCTGTCCAGCTCGGCGACGTATCAGGCCGCCAAGAAGCGCGGCTATCTGCTCATCGGCGTCAAGAAGGACCAGCCGGGCCTCAGCGAGGCCTCGAAGACCGCGAGGGGCGGCTACGAGGGCTTCGACATCGACCTGGCCTGGGCCATCGCCAAGCGGCTCGGCTTCAGCGATGTGCACTTCCTGGTGGTCGACACACAGAGCCGCGAATACCGGCTCAGCTCCGGGCAGGTCGACCTGATAGTGGCCAGCTACTCGATCACCGCGGAGCGCAAGAAGTCGGTGGACTTCGCCGGCCCCTATTACCAGGCGGGCCAGGACTTCCTCGTACGCTCCGACGAGACGGGCATCAACGGCACCCAGGATCTGAACGGCCGCGATGTCTGCACGGTGACCGACTCGACCCCCGCCGAGCGGCTGCGCACGGAGTACCCGCAGATAAAGACCGAGCTGCGCGCCTCCTACGGCCAGTGCGTTACCCAGCTGCTGGCCGGCCAGGTCGACGCGGTCTCCACGGACGACATCATCCTGGCCGGCTACCGCGCCCAGCACCCGAAGCAGCTGCGGCTGCTGAACGTCCCGTTCGGCGAGGAGTTCTACGGGGTCGGGCTGGACAAGGACGAGCCGGCGCTCAAGAGCGTCGTCTGCGACGCGATAAAGGAAGACATCGCGTCGGGTGCCTGGGTCGCTTCCTACGCCAAGCACCTGAAGCCGCTGACGAACAAGGAGCTGAACGACCAGCGGCCGCCCGAGCAGACGGAGTGCTCCTGA
- the miaB gene encoding tRNA (N6-isopentenyl adenosine(37)-C2)-methylthiotransferase MiaB — MSSGDRSQAVGVNHNRSYEIRTYGCQMNVHDSERLSGLLEDAGYVRASKGADGTVAADVVVFNTCAVRENADNRLYGNLGQLAPRKTTHPGMQIAVGGCLAQKDRDTIVKRAPWVDVVFGTHNIGKLPVLLERARIAEEAQVEIAESLEAFPSTLPTRRESAYAAWVSISVGCNNTCTFCIVPALRGKEKDRRTGDILAEIEALVAEGVSEITLLGQNVNAYGSDIGDREAFSKLLRACGRIEGLERVRFTSPHPRDFTDDVIAAMAETPNVMHQLHMPLQSGSDTVLKAMRRSYRQDRYLGIIEKVRAAMPDAAISTDIIVGFPGETEEDFEQTMHVVREARFAQAFTFQYSKRPGTPAADMDGQIPKAVVQARYERLVALQEEISWEENKRQVGRTLEVLVAEGEGRKDDATHRLSGRAPDNRLVHFEKPAESVRPGDLVSVEITYAAPHHLLAEKPALAVRRTRAGDAWELRNAAPAAKPAGVMLGLPTIGAPAQAASAPAAGPGCGCD, encoded by the coding sequence ATGAGCAGCGGCGACCGGAGTCAGGCAGTGGGCGTGAATCACAACCGTTCATATGAGATCCGTACCTACGGGTGCCAGATGAATGTCCACGACTCCGAGCGGCTGTCCGGCCTGCTGGAGGACGCCGGCTACGTCCGCGCCTCGAAGGGCGCCGACGGGACGGTGGCCGCCGACGTGGTCGTCTTCAACACCTGCGCGGTGCGGGAGAACGCCGACAACCGGCTGTACGGCAACCTCGGGCAGCTCGCGCCCAGGAAGACCACGCATCCCGGCATGCAGATCGCCGTCGGCGGCTGCCTCGCCCAGAAGGACCGGGACACCATCGTCAAGCGGGCGCCCTGGGTCGACGTGGTCTTCGGCACCCACAACATCGGCAAGCTGCCGGTGCTGCTGGAGCGGGCCCGTATCGCCGAAGAGGCCCAGGTCGAGATCGCCGAATCGCTGGAGGCGTTCCCCTCCACGCTGCCGACCCGCCGCGAGTCCGCGTACGCCGCCTGGGTCTCGATCTCCGTCGGCTGCAACAACACCTGCACCTTCTGCATCGTCCCCGCCCTGCGCGGCAAGGAGAAGGACCGCCGGACCGGCGACATCCTCGCCGAGATCGAGGCGCTGGTGGCCGAGGGCGTCTCCGAGATCACGCTGCTCGGGCAGAACGTCAACGCCTACGGTTCCGACATCGGCGACCGCGAGGCCTTCAGCAAGCTGCTGCGCGCATGCGGCCGTATCGAGGGCCTGGAGCGGGTCCGCTTCACCTCCCCGCATCCGCGTGACTTCACCGACGACGTGATCGCGGCGATGGCCGAGACCCCGAACGTGATGCACCAGCTGCACATGCCCCTGCAGTCCGGCTCGGACACCGTCCTCAAGGCGATGCGGCGCTCCTACCGGCAGGACCGTTACCTCGGCATCATCGAGAAGGTGCGCGCGGCCATGCCGGACGCCGCCATCTCCACCGACATCATCGTCGGCTTCCCCGGTGAGACCGAGGAGGACTTCGAGCAGACGATGCACGTCGTGCGCGAGGCGCGTTTCGCGCAGGCCTTCACCTTCCAGTACTCCAAGCGGCCCGGCACCCCCGCCGCCGACATGGACGGGCAGATCCCCAAGGCGGTCGTCCAGGCGCGCTACGAGCGCCTGGTCGCCCTCCAGGAGGAGATCTCCTGGGAGGAGAACAAGCGGCAGGTCGGGCGGACCCTGGAAGTGCTCGTCGCCGAGGGCGAGGGGCGCAAGGACGACGCCACCCACCGTCTGTCCGGGCGCGCCCCCGACAATCGGCTCGTCCACTTCGAGAAGCCGGCGGAGTCCGTCCGGCCCGGCGACCTGGTCAGCGTCGAGATCACCTACGCCGCCCCCCACCACCTCCTCGCCGAGAAGCCCGCCCTCGCCGTGCGCAGGACGCGCGCCGGAGACGCCTGGGAACTGCGCAACGCCGCCCCGGCCGCCAAGCCCGCCGGCGTGATGCTCGGACTGCCCACGATCGGCGCCCCTGCGCAGGCGGCGTCCGCGCCGGCGGCCGGCCCGGGCTGCGGCTGCGACTGA
- a CDS encoding glutamate ABC transporter substrate-binding protein, translating into MNLRKTTAAAFAVVALAASVTACGKSGSPGASAAPSASGNGASAAATLSAYPTKSGVKLSGSPTFDRITKNGSITIGVKADQPNLGFEDPATKTYSGFDIEIAKMVAADLGYGLDKIKFKTIESAAREDAIKGGQVDLYVGTYTINDERKKLVSFAGPYFIAGQDLLVKKDSTIKDKADLKGKKVCSVTGSTSLTRIKNLVPGAKPVEYGSYSLCVENLQSGQVDAVTTDDAILQGYAGQYAGTLKALGKPFSEEPYGIGLAKGDTVLQQAVNAALKAHEDNGDWQKAYDATLGKSGNTATIPPLDS; encoded by the coding sequence ATGAACCTCCGCAAGACCACCGCCGCCGCGTTCGCCGTCGTGGCCCTCGCCGCGTCCGTCACGGCCTGCGGCAAGTCCGGTTCCCCCGGCGCCAGTGCCGCCCCGAGCGCGAGCGGCAACGGCGCGAGCGCGGCGGCGACCCTGTCGGCGTATCCGACCAAGTCCGGGGTGAAGCTGAGCGGTTCGCCGACCTTCGACCGCATCACGAAGAACGGTTCCATCACCATCGGCGTGAAGGCCGACCAGCCGAACCTGGGCTTCGAGGACCCGGCCACCAAGACGTACTCGGGCTTCGACATCGAGATCGCCAAGATGGTCGCGGCGGACCTGGGCTACGGCCTGGACAAGATCAAGTTCAAGACCATCGAGTCGGCGGCCCGAGAGGACGCGATCAAGGGCGGCCAGGTCGACCTCTACGTCGGTACGTACACAATCAACGACGAGCGCAAGAAGCTGGTCTCCTTCGCCGGCCCGTACTTCATCGCCGGGCAGGACCTGCTGGTCAAGAAGGACAGCACCATCAAGGACAAGGCCGACCTGAAGGGCAAGAAGGTCTGCTCGGTGACCGGCTCGACCTCGCTGACCCGCATCAAGAACCTGGTCCCCGGCGCGAAGCCCGTGGAGTACGGTTCCTACTCGCTCTGCGTCGAAAACCTGCAGTCCGGCCAGGTCGACGCGGTGACCACGGACGACGCGATCCTCCAGGGCTACGCGGGGCAGTACGCCGGCACCCTCAAGGCGCTCGGCAAGCCCTTCTCCGAGGAGCCCTACGGCATCGGCCTCGCCAAGGGCGACACGGTGCTCCAGCAGGCCGTCAATGCCGCGCTGAAGGCCCACGAGGACAACGGCGACTGGCAGAAGGCCTACGACGCCACGCTGGGCAAGTCGGGCAACACGGCCACGATCCCCCCGCTGGACTCCTGA
- a CDS encoding amino acid ABC transporter permease produces MNVLLDHFALFREGFLGTVELTALSGLIALVLGVVIAAFRVSPVPPLRYFGATWVLLFRNTPLTLLFFVVVLALPRLGLNTWSFFQLAVLALSTYTSAFVCEAVRSGINTVPLGQAEAARSIGMTFTQTLRLIVLPQATRTALPPIGSLMIALTRNSAIAGGFSVFELFSVQKTLSEEGYGIWTIFVWVAAAYLLLAFAISALFRFLENRMAVAR; encoded by the coding sequence ATGAACGTACTGCTCGACCATTTCGCGCTGTTCCGTGAAGGCTTCCTGGGCACCGTCGAACTGACCGCGCTCAGCGGACTGATCGCGCTCGTGCTGGGCGTGGTCATAGCCGCCTTCCGCGTGTCGCCGGTCCCGCCGCTGCGGTACTTCGGCGCCACCTGGGTGCTGCTGTTCCGCAACACCCCGCTCACGCTGCTCTTCTTCGTCGTCGTGCTGGCCCTGCCACGACTGGGCCTGAACACCTGGAGCTTCTTCCAGCTGGCCGTCCTGGCCCTGAGCACCTACACGTCGGCGTTCGTCTGCGAGGCGGTGCGCTCCGGCATCAACACCGTGCCGCTGGGCCAGGCGGAGGCCGCCCGCAGCATCGGCATGACCTTCACCCAGACGCTGCGGCTGATCGTGCTGCCCCAGGCCACCCGCACCGCCCTGCCGCCCATCGGGAGCCTGATGATCGCCCTCACCAGGAACTCCGCGATCGCCGGTGGCTTCAGCGTCTTCGAGCTGTTCAGCGTGCAGAAGACGCTCAGCGAGGAGGGCTACGGCATCTGGACCATCTTCGTCTGGGTGGCCGCCGCCTATTTGCTCCTCGCGTTCGCGATCAGCGCGCTGTTCCGCTTCCTGGAGAACCGGATGGCGGTGGCCCGATGA
- a CDS encoding TAXI family TRAP transporter solute-binding subunit has translation MEIPHIDRRRAVQAAFAAAAALALLVWWLLPADGPSYPKGPVAFSTGVRNGVYDTYGKLLRTRLDKDLPGVRVELMPSQGSVDNVKRVATGKADFAIAAADAVASYHGPGASRLRACARLYDDYMQLVVPADSPIASVKDLRGKRVGIGQKDSGVNLITGRLLLAAGLDKAKDLHAETVGINDAPRMLKNGELDAFFWSGGLPTKAVTDLAQDMDIKLVQLGDLVDKLPAVSDGQNFYRSAVMPADAYEDIQGGKAVRTLAVANLLVTTDRADAGLVERITRTVIDSRDGIGALVHAAQLVDLRTAVFTDPLELHEGAVRYYRSVKP, from the coding sequence ATGGAGATCCCCCACATCGACCGGCGCCGCGCGGTACAGGCGGCTTTCGCGGCGGCGGCCGCGCTGGCGCTGCTGGTGTGGTGGCTGCTGCCGGCGGACGGGCCGTCGTATCCGAAGGGCCCGGTGGCCTTCTCGACCGGCGTGCGCAACGGGGTGTACGACACCTACGGAAAACTGCTGCGCACCCGTCTGGACAAGGACCTGCCGGGGGTGCGGGTCGAGCTGATGCCTTCGCAGGGGTCGGTGGACAACGTGAAGCGGGTCGCGACGGGCAAGGCCGACTTCGCGATCGCCGCGGCGGACGCGGTGGCGAGCTATCACGGGCCGGGGGCGAGCCGGCTGCGGGCGTGCGCGCGGCTGTACGACGACTACATGCAGCTGGTGGTGCCCGCTGACTCGCCGATCGCCTCGGTGAAGGATCTGCGCGGCAAGCGGGTGGGGATCGGGCAGAAGGACTCGGGGGTGAATCTGATCACCGGGCGGCTGCTGCTGGCGGCGGGGCTGGACAAGGCGAAGGACCTCCACGCGGAGACCGTGGGGATCAATGACGCGCCGCGCATGCTGAAAAACGGGGAACTGGACGCCTTCTTCTGGTCGGGCGGGCTGCCCACGAAGGCGGTGACAGACCTGGCGCAGGACATGGACATCAAGCTGGTGCAGCTGGGGGACCTGGTGGACAAGCTGCCCGCGGTGAGCGACGGGCAGAACTTCTACCGGTCGGCGGTGATGCCGGCGGACGCGTACGAGGACATCCAGGGCGGCAAGGCGGTGCGGACGCTCGCGGTGGCGAACCTGTTGGTCACGACCGACCGCGCGGACGCGGGGCTGGTGGAGCGGATCACCCGCACCGTGATCGACAGCCGGGACGGGATCGGCGCGCTGGTGCATGCCGCGCAACTGGTGGACCTGCGCACGGCGGTGTTCACCGATCCGCTGGAGCTTCATGAGGGGGCCGTTCGCTATTACCGATCCGTAAAACCGTAG
- a CDS encoding amino acid ABC transporter permease, whose protein sequence is MSASVLYDAPGPRARTRNKIIGAAAVAGILGLLYFVWYRLDRAGQFDAYLWDPFQYTGIQQRIGEGIVATLKAFALAAVFSLVFGATLAAGRLSDHAPVRWAATTVVELFRGMPLLIMIFALYVGVFTTEPLWALVIGLTLYNGAVQAEIFRAGINAVPKGQSEAGYAIGLRKTQLMVTVLIPQAVRAMLPSIISQLVVTLKDTSLGFIITYEELLYTGKLIAQTSQGFPYIPMVLVIAPIYIAMCLTLSGLATWIERRSRRSPKGAPVEAPEAEAAVAEAE, encoded by the coding sequence ATGAGCGCGAGTGTCCTGTACGACGCCCCCGGCCCCAGGGCCCGGACGCGCAACAAGATCATCGGTGCGGCCGCGGTCGCCGGCATCCTCGGCCTGCTGTACTTCGTCTGGTACCGCCTCGACCGGGCCGGCCAGTTCGACGCCTACCTGTGGGACCCGTTCCAGTACACCGGCATCCAGCAGCGCATCGGCGAGGGCATCGTCGCCACTCTCAAGGCCTTCGCCCTGGCCGCCGTCTTCTCCCTGGTGTTCGGCGCCACGCTGGCTGCGGGACGGCTCTCCGACCACGCTCCGGTGCGGTGGGCCGCCACGACCGTCGTCGAGCTCTTCCGCGGCATGCCGCTGCTCATCATGATCTTCGCCCTGTACGTCGGGGTCTTCACCACCGAGCCGCTGTGGGCGCTGGTGATCGGCCTCACGCTCTACAACGGCGCCGTGCAGGCCGAGATCTTCCGGGCCGGCATCAACGCCGTGCCGAAGGGCCAGAGCGAGGCCGGATACGCGATCGGCCTGCGCAAGACGCAGTTGATGGTGACCGTGCTGATCCCGCAGGCGGTCCGCGCGATGCTGCCGTCGATCATCAGCCAGCTGGTGGTCACCCTCAAGGACACCTCGCTGGGCTTCATCATCACGTACGAGGAGCTGCTGTACACCGGCAAGCTCATCGCCCAGACCAGCCAGGGCTTCCCGTACATCCCGATGGTGCTGGTCATCGCCCCGATCTACATCGCCATGTGCCTGACGCTCAGCGGGCTCGCCACCTGGATCGAACGCCGCAGCCGCCGCAGCCCCAAGGGCGCGCCGGTCGAAGCGCCGGAGGCGGAGGCCGCGGTGGCCGAAGCGGAGTGA
- a CDS encoding response regulator transcription factor, translated as MRLLLVEDDERVAAALAAVLGKHGLSVTHARNGEEALHALLPDHGPAYDVVLLDLGLPDQDGFEVCSRIRRRATIPVIMVTARADVRSRIHGLNLGADDYVVKPYDTGELLARIHAVARRHAQEAVEALPAAQDPVMRKPPGALRLGAISLELPTRKVTVDGEDIALTRKEFDLLALLAQRPGVVFRREQIISEVWRTSWEGTGRTLEVHVASLRSKLRLPALIETVRGVGYRLVIPG; from the coding sequence ATGCGACTGCTGCTTGTGGAGGACGACGAACGGGTCGCCGCGGCGCTGGCCGCCGTGCTCGGCAAGCACGGCCTGTCGGTGACGCACGCGCGCAACGGCGAGGAGGCGCTGCACGCCCTGCTGCCCGACCACGGCCCCGCGTACGACGTCGTGCTGCTCGACCTCGGCCTGCCGGACCAGGACGGCTTCGAGGTGTGCAGCCGGATCCGCCGCCGGGCCACCATTCCGGTGATCATGGTCACCGCGCGGGCCGACGTACGCTCCCGGATCCACGGCCTCAATCTCGGCGCCGACGACTACGTGGTCAAGCCGTACGACACCGGCGAACTGCTCGCCCGCATCCACGCCGTCGCCCGCCGTCATGCGCAGGAAGCGGTCGAGGCGCTGCCCGCCGCCCAGGACCCCGTCATGCGCAAGCCGCCCGGCGCGCTGCGGCTCGGTGCGATCTCCCTGGAGCTGCCGACCCGCAAGGTCACCGTGGACGGCGAGGACATCGCGCTCACCCGCAAGGAGTTCGACCTGCTGGCGCTGCTCGCGCAGCGGCCGGGCGTGGTCTTCCGCCGGGAGCAGATCATCAGCGAGGTCTGGCGGACGAGCTGGGAGGGCACCGGCCGCACCCTGGAGGTGCACGTCGCCTCCCTGCGCTCCAAGCTGCGGCTGCCCGCGCTCATCGAGACCGTACGCGGGGTCGGTTACCGCCTGGTCATCCCCGGCTAG
- a CDS encoding amino acid ABC transporter ATP-binding protein gives MTEVPVTEDAVPVPPAPGDLVVLEDVNKHFGALHVLQDIDLTIARGEVVVVIGPSGSGKSTLCRAINRLETIDSGRIAIDGRPLPAEGRELARLRADVGMVFQSFNLFAHKTVLENVTLGQIKVRRSDKKAAEAKARTLLDRVGVGSQADKYPAQLSGGQQQRVAIARALAMDPKVMLFDEPTSALDPEMINEVLEVMQQLARDGMTMIVVTHEMGFARSAANRVVFMADGRIVEQATPDQFFSNPRSDRAKDFLSKILHH, from the coding sequence ATGACCGAAGTCCCGGTGACCGAGGACGCCGTACCCGTACCGCCGGCGCCCGGCGACCTGGTCGTACTGGAGGACGTCAACAAACACTTCGGCGCCCTGCACGTGCTCCAGGACATCGACCTGACCATCGCGCGCGGCGAGGTCGTGGTCGTCATCGGGCCGTCCGGGTCCGGTAAGTCGACGCTGTGCCGGGCCATCAACCGCCTGGAGACGATCGACTCGGGCCGTATCGCGATCGACGGCCGGCCGCTGCCCGCCGAGGGCCGGGAACTGGCCCGGCTGCGGGCCGATGTCGGCATGGTGTTCCAGTCGTTCAACCTCTTCGCGCACAAGACGGTGCTGGAGAATGTGACGCTCGGCCAGATCAAGGTGCGCAGGTCGGACAAGAAGGCCGCCGAGGCGAAGGCCCGTACCCTGCTGGACCGGGTGGGCGTGGGAAGCCAGGCGGACAAGTACCCGGCGCAGCTGTCGGGCGGTCAGCAGCAGCGTGTGGCGATTGCGCGCGCATTGGCGATGGATCCGAAGGTGATGCTCTTCGACGAGCCGACTTCCGCCCTCGATCCTGAGATGATCAACGAGGTTCTGGAGGTCATGCAGCAACTTGCCAGGGACGGCATGACGATGATCGTCGTGACTCACGAGATGGGCTTCGCGCGGTCCGCCGCCAACCGTGTCGTCTTCATGGCGGACGGGCGGATCGTCGAGCAGGCGACCCCGGACCAGTTCTTCAGCAATCCTCGGAGCGACCGGGCCAAGGACTTCCTGTCCAAGATCCTCCACCACTGA